A window of the Diospyros lotus cultivar Yz01 unplaced genomic scaffold, ASM1463336v1 superscaf1, whole genome shotgun sequence genome harbors these coding sequences:
- the LOC127793182 gene encoding beta-glucosidase 12-like, with protein sequence MAMQVGYLLLGFIVLANTLAQFETVRADFNRTSFPKGFVFGASSAAYQYEGAVNEGGRGKSIWDTFSHKYPSKIDDGSNGDVADDFYHRYKEDIQFMNGMGLDAFRLSISWPRVLPGGKLSGGVNKEGIAFYNNVINELLAKGVQPFVTIFHWDLPQVLEDEYGGFLSPKFLDDYQDFAELCFKEFGDRIKHWITFNEPYVFIGNGYDLGGFAPGRCSAYKNNNCPAGNSATEPYIAGHHLILAHAKAVKLYKEKYQATQKGQIGITLVSQWMLPYSNSILDKRAAYRALDFMYGWFLHPLVYGEYPRIMRALVANRLPKFTLAESKLVKGSYDFIGLNYYTANYAAHNPTPNKVNISSLTDNRVTLTTAKNGVSIGKPTGVGSFFSVPSGLKDLLIYGKEKYQNPTIYITENGIGDFDNQTVAQAIKDPHRIEFYREHLSAVLQAIYSGVDVKGFFAWSYLDTYEWSAGYTLRFGLNYVDYKDNQKRYPKDSAYWLKKFLLK encoded by the exons ATGGCGATGCAAGTTGGATATCTTCTTCTGGGTTTCATCGTCTTGGCCAACACATTGGCTCAGTTTGAGACCGTGAGGGCCGATTTCAACCGCACCAGCTTCCCCAAAGGTTTTGTTTTCGGCGCTTCTTCAGCTGCCTACCAA TATGAAGGCGCCGTGAATGAAGGTGGAAGAGGCAAAAGCATATGGGACACCTTCTCTCACAAATACcctt CAAAAATAGATGATGGTAGCAATGGAGACGTGGCTGATGACTTCTATCATCGTTACAAG GAAGACATTCAATTCATGAATGGAATGGGATTGGATGCTTTCAGACTCTCTATCTCATGGCCTCGAGTATTACCTG GTGGAAAGCTAAGTGGAGGAGTAAACAAAGAAGGAATTGCCTTCTATAATAACGTGATCAACGAACTCCTCGCAAAAG GTGTACAACCTTTTGTCACAATCTTCCATTGGGATCTTCCACAAGTACTAGAGGATGAGTATGGTGGCTTTTTAAGCCCCAAATTTTT GGATGACTATCAAGATTTTGCTGAGCTTTGCTTCAAAGAATTTGGCGACAGAATAAAACACTGGATCACTTTTAACGAGCCCTATGTTTTCATTGGAAATGGTTATGACTTGGGTGGATTTGCACCTGGAAGATGCTCGGCATATAAAAACAATAATTGCCCAGCTGGGAATTCTGCAACGGAGC CTTACATTGCTGGCCACCATTTGATTCTCGCCCATGCGAAAGCAGTGAAATTGTACAAGGAAAAATACCAG GCAACTCAAAAGGGCCAAATAGGGATCACCCTTGTGTCTCAGTGGATGCTCCCTTACTCCAATTCTATACTAGATAAAAGAGCCGCTTATCGTGCACTTGATTTTATGTATGGATG GTTCCTTCACCCATTGGTATATGGAGAATACCCGCGAATCATGCGTGCCCTTGTAGCAAATCGATTACCAAAGTTCACTTTGGCTGAATCTAAGCTGGTGAAAGGGTCTTATGACTTTATTGGACTAAATTACTACACTGCAAATTATGCGGCTCATAACCCTACTCCCAACAAAGTTAACATCAGCTCCTTAACGGATAATCGAGTCACACTTACAA CTGCTAAAAATGGAGTCTCCATTGGTAAACCA ACTGGAGTAGGCAGCTTCTTCTCAGTTCCAAGTGGACTTAAAGATCTTTTGATCTATGGGAAGGAAAAATACCAGAACCCAACCATTTACATTACTGAGAATG GGATAGGTGATTTCGATAATCAAACAGTCGCACAAGCGATCAAAGACCCACATAGGATAGAATTCTACCGCGAACATCTTTCAGCCGTTCTTCAAGCTATTTA TTCGGGCGTCGACGTGAAAGGTTTCTTTGCATGGTCTTATCTCGACACATATGAATGGAGCGCTGGATACACCTTGAGATTTGGCCTTAATTACGTTGATTATAAAGATAACCAAAAGAGATATCCCAAAGACTCGGCTTATTGGTTGAAGAAATTCCTTCTCAAATAA
- the LOC127793078 gene encoding dihydroflavonol 4-reductase-like: MRFLQRGYTVCATVRDPGNMKKVKPMMESPNADTNLTVWKADLGKDRSFDGPSKVAPACFVWPCPWASTQRTLMFDGGGVGDQVGTTASGASGDGGQCKRRWRTVGISRERGREGE, from the exons ATGAGGTTTCTTCAACGTGGCTATACTGTTTGCGCAACCGTTCGAGACCCAG GGAACATGAAGAAGGTGAAGCCGATGATGGAGTCGCCAAATGCCGACACCAACTTGACAGTGTGGAAGGCGGATCTGGGCAAAGACAGGAGCTTCGATGGGCCATCGAAGGTTGCTCCGGCATGTTTCGTGTGGCCATGCCCATGGGCTTCGACTCAAAGGACCCTGATGTTCGACGGCGGTGGTGTGGGCGACCAGGTGGGGACAACGGCGAGCGGTGCAAGCGGTGATGGCGGACAATGCAAGCGGCGATGGCGGACAGTTGGTATTAGCcgtgaaagagggagagagggggaGTGA